ATTTTTCTTGatgctggtttgttttgctcATCTCACTCAATTTCTTTTCCACAGGCATCACAGGAAGAGAGGACCTCACTGTGGGTGCTACAACAACGGGAGGAGTGAGCTTCTACCCCTGGACAATAGATAACAAGTATTACTCGGCAGATATTCACCTCTGTGTGGTGCCCAACACAGCTCTGGTTACAGGAGCAATTGCTGAATCTGTGCAGGCGTTTGTGGTGTACTTCGACAGCTCAATAGTAAGACTTCTGCACTGTGTTGCCTTATCTGCAAGATATAGCTGCCTTATTGTGATAACCATGTTTGCATTCCCTCAGTCTGGTGACCTCCATTGCTTCTAGGCTGTCCTGTTAATGGTCAGGAGACCGAAGGTCAGTTATTCCCACTAACAGTGGCAGCAGGgacatttccttcccttctgccatTTTACTCCAGCCAGAAACAAGGCTTTGCAGGATGTAAATAGGCCACTAAGTTAGGCCAGCCCCCCTCCAGCTTTACCCTTAACCAATGGTAGTTTAGAAAGGCTGCTTGAAAGTAGCCAAGAATGAGGAAGCCAGTTCTAAGTTTCGGTGCTATCATTTTACCTGACATTGTTTCTCCAAGGCTGGTTGCAGTGAAAACAGTGCTTTAGCAAAAGCCTGAGAGATTGAGACAGAAACCGATCTAAATAAGGAATGTTTTTAACTACGGATGGGAGAGGATGCATACCACACGTCCTGCAGAGGTACCCAAAGTGACTCGCTCAGCACCACCTCACAGTAAACCAGAGCAGAATGTAGTTCAATGGCTGTCATAACAGCTTTAGCGTGGAAGCTGGAATAGCTAAACATTAACCCTGAGAGCTGCTTACAATGAGATACGAGTGATTGACGTGGAGTAGAAGTCCTTCCTGATGTAAATTAAGGTTGTGTAAGGAACACTAAACATGAAGGGGAGGTCCAAGGAAGTAGGTTTAACTCATCTGTGAAGTAAATCAAGAACCAGAGGGCTGCTTTATATAACCAGTTTCCTTATCTTATTGGAGTACAATTGAAGATTAGAAACAAATGTAAGAAATGAAGTATTTGAGGATGTATTCCAAAGaacttatttttcccctttagaAATCTGGACTCGATGGTGTCTCTGAATGGCTTCCCCTGACAGAAGAGTGGCTACCAGAAGTCATGATCCTGGTCTGTAACAGAGTATCTGAACATGGTACGTTACCTTGAGGCCCCAAACTGACTTCAGATCATTAAGCTTGCAGCACAGTCATTCCTTAAAATATCTGAGTGAGAATGGACTTTGATTTTGATTCAGAAGAGCTTGGTTGTGCTCATGACTAAAAAAGTCTCCATctagaaataattaaaactgaatCAGAATTTTACGAGGTAGCTTAAAATGAACTTTGCACATCCCACTCCTTGTATACCAGCACGCAGTGCAAGGTAACTTAACAGGGCAGTCTTGCACTTCCATGGAAGTGTCTACTGCAAAGCCATTTGATTGTACcatgtttaaaacaaattaaaggaGTTTAATTCTGGGCTTTTGGAATCCAATTGGAAGCGGTTGGGGGACCCAAACCACCTGCTACAGATTTCCTCCTCAATccagaacaagcaaacaattCTGAGGGAATAAAATGTGGCTGGAAGTTCAACTGCTGGTCTTAATCTCAGACGTGTACATTTAGGAGACATTTTGTTTCCCAATCTTAGGTGTTAACAGACAGAAAGCTCAAGAATGGTGCATCAAGCATGGCTTTGAACTGGTGGAACTTAACCCTGAGGAGCTACCAGATGAAGATGGTAGGATTGCTACTTGTGTTAATTCCTATAACAAAAAGACACCACTGCAAGGGGGCACTGCATTGTTTCTGTGCTACGTGGTAACAGCATGGAACTCCCAGCTGGTGAGGCCGACTCTCAGCTGTGTAAGGTCAGGAGGAAAAGGTGGTTATTTCCTCTAAGACATTCTTCTGGTCTCCTCCCAAATACAGCTGCTGTTTATGTGGCACCTACATAAATATATCAGATCCCTTCTCAGGCACTAAGCCTAGGGCTGTATTGATACATAAAAAGCATTTGTACTCCATTGTAAAATCAGTCTCAAAAGTAGAACCACATAGGTGCCCAAGGGCAGGAAAATCCTCTGTCTTTTTGAATAACACTTAAATCACCGTACATGCCAAGAATAGACATTATTCAGCAACATGATGGGCTGAAAGGGGTTTGAGCGCTGCAACAGCTTAGAGCTGCATTCACTGTTACACAGGAAGTAAGCCAGTTTCAAAATCACTTGCCTGGCCATGTAATTAAGAGTCAGAGGTGTGATGTTCCGCTCTTGAAAAGTGACTGTGCACTTCCTGACAGCCTTATCAGCATCGGCCTTATCTCATCTCAGTGATACACAGGTGTTTACATCTTACCACTACAGAGCTGTAAATGAGATAACCAACTCCATTTCCATACAGGAGTGGAATAACCCACTcacattttctccatttcaaGCTCAACAAGAATGTGGCTATTTCAGTCTAACatgttttgaaaggaaacatTAGTAACATTAAGTTATTTTCCTGCTGAATAATTGTTGTAAAGAACAGGCTATTTACCACTGAGGTAATAAATAATGGGAATAACAACTCAGGATGTTAATCTTTGGATCACTAAGATACATTCTCTCTCCTGGACTTTTTAACACGGCAGTTGGTTCGCTGTGACTCATCAGAGGAAATTCATTGTACTGAGTAACATATTTACCCTGTAAACGTGCTGTATGAATTACAGAAGATAAAACAGATGTAATAAACATTCTGGGCCAATATCTGCGCAGGAATTATGGCATTAATGGCAGCTCACTGCAAATGAACAGGAGCTCTTGCTATGACTACGCTATTATTTGTGTACCAAGGACAGGAACTCTTAGCTGAGACTCCCAATAATGACCAAGATAAAACTAAACAGCGCTATCATAGAGGACAGTATTTGATCTAAGGGGTTAGACAGCTTAACATTAATATCTAGAGGCAGTTTCAGTTAGTACACCTGTCCCTGAGTCACCCTAGACAGGTTTGATTTTTAAGCAATCACATTTTCCTCTCCAAAGGGCTTTTCTTCCTACTTGCTTTGTGAGACTTGCACAAACATGGGAAGCTGACTAAGCTGAGGAAGTGGGAAAACTGACTTTGTGTCAAACAGTGTCAGTTCTATTCACTGAGTAAGCTGGAGTCCAAATAATGCCTTCCCAAGTCTTTGAAGTCCCTGTGAACTTACAGGATTACTGGAACACTTTGCATTAGATGTTACAAAGATAGCTTCAATACAATCATTGTGTTTTTTGTGAAGCACTGCCCCTTTTCCAATGGTTATCTGAAGTTCTTCACtttctgaaggaaggaaaagtaattGTAGCATCtgtttgtgctgtgcagcaTTCTGAAAGATCGTGGGCTAAAAGAGCTGACAGTGACTTAAAGTCATTATTATTTAAATCCTCGTGTTATTACCAGTGTAGCTAAATACTGACAGCCCTACTTAGAATTTAGACCTTTCTACAGAAGGATGAGTGCTCACACTTCATAAAAAGCCCAGACCAAGAGGCATCAGTCTAAATTTGTTTGGCCTTTCGTGAAGCAAAGGCCAGCAATGTGTCCTTCCTAGTAAGACAAGGCATTACTTCCATTCCTGTCAGATAGGACAGACATTCAGTCACACTTCACCTTATATTGAAGCACATAATGGTTTTTGGTCTTATGGTTAGGAACCAAAAgtctttatgtttttatttagatGACTTCCCAGAATCCACAGGAGTGAAACGAATTGTCCAGGCCTTGAATGCCAACGTTTGGTCCAACGTGGTCATGAAGAACGGTATGTAAAACACATCCTCCCTGCATTAATTCTGAAGGCTGTGAGCCCGAGAAGGCTCAATATTTTTGGCAAAACTTTAAATGAAGCAGCTACAATGGAGCTGCATCAGCACACAGGGAGCTACAGTGCTCCTCCCGTGTTCACATGGAACAGAGGCTGCTCAGTTACCACTTTTACTGTCCCTCGATACACAGAGAAACTCAGAGGCAGTGGTTAATGTGTAATCCCACTTCAGTATTAGTTTCCTCTAGACCTGCTCTCTCATTAGCTCTTATATCTGCAAGATGGTTACTGGCATTCAGGGCAACTGTGAGCTACTAAACTTGTGCCTTCTCAGTATATCTCATACTATATCAAAATGAGGCTAGGATCAGTTCTAGTTTAATATGACTGTCATAGAGAAGTATTCATTTGAGAGGGCACGAAGTTAGTCTAGCAGCACAGgaatggttttcttaacatttgaCAGATGTCACATGATAGAAGCACAGAACTCAGTCACACGTTGAGGGAAATTCCTGCACATCAGTGGTGCGTTCTGTAAAGGCCGAGCTCTGTGAAAATCCAGCTTTTATCTCCACTGTGCAGAAACCTCCCCGTGCTGATGTGTGGTGCTACGAACCCCTCAGGAAGTGAGCTATTTTTGGATGCTGTTGCAACCAATCTGtgatttcaaagggaaatggttgAGCTcatttttgcttaaaataaacctttttacAACCTGTAAtatatcttttgttttcagcttcctCCTGGTCCTGGAAGCTGGCCACTATGTAAATAACAGctcagcttttctgctgagtTACCTCTAACTGCTCCCTGTTTGGAATCATACTTCACATGAGATCTTCTCACACTAAGTGTGAGACATTTGTAGTAGCAAAGGCTTGTTAGCATTGTTGAGCGTCACCATCCAGAGAGTCAACACTACAGCATTGCCTTACTTGAGCTGCTTACATTAAACTTCAAATTAATAGACTGCAAAGAAGCGACTCCTTGGAACTACGAGCATTAAAGCCATGTCATTTTAAAGCATGCTACCCTGCACCTGCACCTAAGTTTTCCAAAGTTGTGAAGCTGTGTCTGCACACCAGTTAGGAAAGGTCTTGACCTTCTCAGGTTGTCTCTACCCATTAAGGATGTTCTTGCTCACACTGATTCATAAGGTATTAAGTACAATTAACTATAAACACTTTTGCATCATGTAATAAATAGCGCATACTTGGTAGGTACATAAAGCAGTATGGTCTTGTAGACAAGGAAAACCAGTAGCCTTACCTGAAAGGCAGTTTGCTTTCTGGTGGGTATGCAGTTGTTTGTTCTCCAGTTCTCAGAGCTCTCTTCAGATAAGAATGTCACTTTCTTGTGCAGAAGAACATAAATCTTGCTTCAATTCACAGCTCTCCAACTCCTAAATCTGAAAAGCTGGTGCACTGTTCTGTCCTTAGTTATCCCTACAAAAGGAAGTCTGGCTGACTACAGtggaaggaacagaaacaacTTACTGCCTTCTGAGAGGGGTTGCTTGCCTGCTTCCTGCCTAAATATGTGCTGCAGTGATCCCAGGTGAAGCCAGTTACCCAGGGTGGGGCCACTCATTAGCCTGGCTTCCTTTACAAAGAATTAGCCCGGTTTACTGGGACCACATGAACTTAAAGTCTCAACCTTTTAACTCTGCTGTTTGTATCAAAGTCACGGTAGCTTCAGACAAACTGTGGAAGGATGTTAGATAAGGACAgtggaaaacattttgctgcaaaagcagcagtgtggaTTTCCAAgccctgctcagagcacagctctcTGCGGCTTTGCCATATTGATGACACCTGTAAGCCCGCAAAGCCTGCATCAGCATGGAGCCACCCGCTGTTACAATAATTTGAGTGAGGTCATTTTTGGCTTTGATTCTGTAGGGACGCTCTGTGAGACGTCACCCACTTCCTGAATTGCACCCAGAAGTTGAAATAACTTCTACGTCCCATAAAAGAAGTTTATAGGAAGGTTTCTTTCAAGGGTGTGACTGGAACCAAGAGCTGTGCCTGCCGCCTCCCTCACCGCCGATCCAGAaaccagcagctgctctttgcAGATCCTCACTGTAGGCGCTGGTGTTTTCTGGTCAGACGGTGTTTTGTAGTTCCACAGGCTGAGGTTACCTGTGGCAGTGGTGGGGACGGACTGTTGTCCCTTATCTGTATGGGATGAGCTCAAATCAGAGATATGAAAGAGGCACACGATTAGGTCACCGAATCCGCCCCTCTGCCAATGTGGGAATGTTCTCTCTCAAGCACATTCTGGGCTGCAGAGGCCGGTCTGGCTTCAGATGACTCAGAAATTGGCTGAAGATCgatccttcctttttcccccaggacagctttgcttttctttgctcagCTTGCTGAAACTTTGggaagctgctttgttttgggtTGCAGGTCCCAACCTTTTATCACTCAATTGCCTGTTAATAGAGCTGGCAGACTTACGGGCTTTCATATTTCTTGCAACTGAACGTTTTTAAGGTGATTCATTCGGCTAGACTGATTCACTTCTCCCCAAACCTCTGGCAGGTGATCTGTAAGGGCAGTAAAACTGTACAGCGCAGCGCCAATGGAAACAAATACCTGCAGGGGGGGAGAGGGGCACGAGGGGAGACGAGGGCTGGCACAGGACACGTGTGAGCCAAAGTGCACAGCGTAGATGATTGAGCAGGAAATGAGGTCTCAGTAATTGTCCAACTGAGACGTGTTTACACGCATTCTCCACAGCTGATGGCTTCAGTTACACATTCGGCTCCTTAAGATTTTGTATAAATGGCAAGAAAATTTGGCCCGTGTCTAAAAATTACATCATCTCAAGGTTTGAATCTAGAGCTTAGTCATTACTGTAATGTTAATTCAgaatgcattagaaaaaaagtaacattcaTCTTTCTTCTGGCACAGGTCGTTGTTTCCTGGCTGTTTGCAGCACGATAACttgatgctgtttctttttaagttgACTAAAATGCTGATAGTTTAGGAACAATCTCCTGAGCCCCAACAGAACTGCAGATATTTGCTGCTTGAGGCTAAGCCAGAAGAAAACACGGCTTAGCAAAAACCACTAACAACACCTATTGCACCTACACCCATTGCACCTACACCCATTGCACCTACACCTATTGCACCTACACCCATTGCACTGACACCCATTGCACCTACACCCATTGCACTGACACCCATTGCACTGACACCCATTGCACCTACACCCATTGCACTGACACCCATTGCACCTACACCCATTGCACTGACACCCATTGCACCTACACCCATTGCTCATCCATTTTTGTTCAAAGGTAACATTCTAAAAACAGAGTTTAATTtaacagtgctgtgctgtgttgctgtgtCTTCCCTAAGAAATGGCCTGTTGTCGGTTGCAGCTGTTTGCTGTCACACtaacagctgttttgtttccagacaGGACCCAGGGCTTCGGCCTTCTCAGTACGTTAGCAGGTGCGAACTGTAGCATTGGGTCAGAAGAGAACCAAGATAGAGAAGTAAACAGTAATTcctatttcttgttctttgctcATTCTGTGTCCCCCGTGGCTTTCCCCTGTGTCACACTTGGTGTAGTGGCGGTGCAGGGGAGAGTCTTTCatccttttctcccctcttgAAGGCTGCTGCACAAGCTGTCAGAGTGGGTTTGCAGGGGAGTCTCTGATGGCTGAGACCTCGTTTGGTGTTGTTTCTGAAGGCCGTACTGAGAGCTGTCCCAGGAGCTGCCAGCTCACGGCTGGGAGCTCAGGACATTCCCCCGTGTCAATGGGATGTCTGGCGCTGTGCTTTCCCATTCAAATCCAAGAACAGCGTtgtgcaaaacagaaagatagAGCTTGTGAGTTTTGTTACAGAAATGAacagagctgtcccagcacacagctgcgTATGGTGTTGCAGAAGTGCCTTTTTGTCATACGTGtggtgcagcttttgcagtAACACTTCATGATAAAGATTTtagtgttaaaaaaaagaaagagcttgatctgctgctgctgctttgcagggtGCATCACTTCATACTGTTaatatctttttgtttcctgGCAGTCcaatccagcagcagcagacagagaAGAACCCCATTTAGATGACAGAGGAGATGCAGCCAGCACAAACGACCCGCAGATCGATGGTGTTGTAGGTAAGCTCGTTCTCTGCTTGGCAGATGTGCTGGAGTGGGCAGCTCAGACTGGAACGGGCCCAGAAAGCCACTGGCTTTCTCTCAGCGGAAGGGCAGAGCCAGGAGAGGCCAATTGTGTAGCATCAGGGGTTCTCTGTGAGTAAATGGGCCCAACTTTAGAAAGGAGAGGATCCCTGCAGGTCAGatctgccagcagtgctgccagttGGAAAGAGGGCAATGCATTGAGCAGGTACTGTTTTTAACCAGCAGATTGTCACCGTGGCTGTTACAACAGAATAACTTAACCTAAAGCAAACCTGTGTGCCTTTGTTTTAGATCCTGTGTTAGACACAGATATCCAAGAGCTGGCCAGCCTGACCACGAGAGACGGCGACCTGGAGAACTTTGAAAGGCTGTtttcaaagctgaaagaaatgaaaggtaCCGTGCTGGGGAGGGAGGCACTGAGCTGCACCACGAAGGCCTGGAGCCCAGTGTGAGAGTGGGCAGAGTTGTACAAATCCCCACTCTGCTGCCTGAGGTTCTGTACAGGCAGCCGATATTTACACTAACTTGGCCTTCATCTGAACAACGCTCTTGAAAGCAGTAGATGCTGCTCAGCTGATGGCAATTGTGTTGTTTTGGTCCACCATGGATTAACATCACCATTCTCTATCTGCAAACCTATGACcagagttctttttttctccaagttGGGTGTGCTCGGGGGCACTGGGTTTCTGTGGGAATTACAACAGCACTTAGTAAATAGGCTTCCTTTTTGCAATCCTGAGCAAGTTTCTCACTAGTcccctgcaaacagctgcaggaggTTGTCGATCTGCCTGTCTCCCTTCGTGCTCCTGAGCCAGACTaagttgtgttttcttccacagaaaaaGCCGCAACGTTGCCCCATGAACAAAGAAAACTACATGCAGAAAAGGTGAGGTTTTGAAACGAGCACCAGAGTGATGAAAGATCCGTCTTTCCTTTCTGAGCTGCAGTAGCTCTCCTGCAGCGCAGCTCCCATCTTCGGGCAGTGAGAACAAGCTGCAGTCCTGACAAGGCTGACCCAGATCTCCCAAGAACTGAATAACAAACCCGGAATTCCAGAACTCCAGAGGAGGCTTTTCCTTCCAGAATTCCTGAAAAGGCCCCGCAGTCCCTTCCCGCATTGGGGTTAATCCGGctctcactgaagtcaatagAAAAGCTTTGGTGTGGAGGAAGATTTAATTATGACTTAATTAGCCCAAGTTTTCTGTCACTTTTATGCCTACAATGAATTCTCAGAGTGCCTGAATTACTGCAGCACGGTGTGAGTGACATTGATGAAGGTCAGAGAGGATGAGCACGGAGGCCAGGAACGTTGCCAGGCTTAGCTGCAGCTCGGTTTCGTTACTCACGTGCTGAATGCTTTGGTCATAGGAGGAGAATTGTTCTTATTTTTGCatccttttttctcctgttaGGTGGCCAAAGCGTTCTGGATGGCGATTGGAGGAGACAGAGATGAAATTGAAGGTCTCTCCTCGGATGAAGAAAACTGAGGTCTTCTGTAGCTGTAAGCAACAGAGCGATCCTAAGAGTGATCCTTTCCTGCAGCGAGTGTTAATTGCAGAAGGCCCCATTTAGCTTTAGTTGCTCTCTTTGGTTACAAGGACTCACCGTGTCGTTGTAATGAGAAGCACATCCACAACACCTTATGGTTAGAGTGGTTTTGTCTGACTGTTCGTTCTCCCTCAGAGAGTTTTGGATGCCACTGTGTGCATTTAGAGGATATAATAGGTTAGTTTACATTTttcaaattaacatttttatagtTTCCTCTTTGGAGTTTAAGCAAACAATTTTACTACCAGTTCTCTTTCTACATATGGCTGGTGGTTGTTAAACAACTACTTAACTCTAAACTCAACATTTAGATGTAGGCCTGCGTGATGTTTTTCTGTAGCTTAATAGCTGACttacaaaacaaaccaaatttCTATGAGGCATGAAGAGAAACTTGGTGTGCCGTGCCCTATTTGAGATGCTGCGCCAGGGCTGCAGGGTTAAAATCCCACTGAGTGCCAGAGCTATTAAAAATGGCCCACAGGCTTTGAGTTCTGCTCGTGTTTGTAAGCATGTGGTCCTTCCCTGAGAGCTCCGGAGCTGTGCCACACTCCCCAGGTTTCCATGAGAGAGTTGGGATTAAACGCAAGGcaggtttctgctgctgttctaggTTTGCATTTCCCTGCTCAAACCTCCTGCAGGATAAAAGTTTGGATGCTTTTCCTGCTCATGGGGTCGGAGCAGATGAACTCCCACAGCTGATGTGTTATCCCAGGGCTCAGGGACCGGACTGGGCACACCCAGCGTGCCACACAATTCCACGTGACAGACAGAACAAGAGtgtgaaagcacagagcaaGTGTGGGCAGCAACAGCAGGATTTAAGCTGAGAAGCGGCGCAGCGGGGGGGAGGGACCCACATTGCTGCTAAGACTGGAAAACAATTGTCCACATTTTCATGCAGGTCTTACCAGGACATGGCACAGTGCGTATGTGTCCTGATAGCAGATACATCGCCTCATCGAGGGAGGAAGCGTGGCTGAGGGATACTGGGAAGCAGTTTTAATGATCCTTTAAGATTATTTGTATTGTGTTTTTCAATCTGAGTT
This window of the Excalfactoria chinensis isolate bCotChi1 chromosome 10, bCotChi1.hap2, whole genome shotgun sequence genome carries:
- the AAGAB gene encoding alpha- and gamma-adaptin-binding protein p34 — protein: MAAAGPYALLSSCDGGFAAEELVRRITGREDLTVGATTTGGVSFYPWTIDNKYYSADIHLCVVPNTALVTGAIAESVQAFVVYFDSSIKSGLDGVSEWLPLTEEWLPEVMILVCNRVSEHGVNRQKAQEWCIKHGFELVELNPEELPDEDDDFPESTGVKRIVQALNANVWSNVVMKNDRTQGFGLLSTLAGANCSIGSEENQDRESNPAAADREEPHLDDRGDAASTNDPQIDGVVDPVLDTDIQELASLTTRDGDLENFERLFSKLKEMKEKAATLPHEQRKLHAEKVAKAFWMAIGGDRDEIEGLSSDEEN